In Paludibaculum fermentans, the genomic stretch GTGGTGAGCTCCTGTGAACTGGGCAACCCGATGTCTCCCCAGATTCGTGACCGGATGGAGGCGATCCTCGGAGAAGTCACGGCCGAACTGGCAAAGCGGCAAGTCCCATTCACGGCCCGCCCCAACGCCGTCGATCCGGATCTGTGGTGGCAGCACCGACCCGCCTGCTGACCCGCACTCCACTGTCCGCCTGGTCTTCGCCGTTACCATGGGCGCCCGCGATGCCGTGTGTTAGCGTGGAGACGCTCAGCCGCGTCATATCGAGCATTTTTGTAATGAATTCGCGGCTGGAAGCACGAATCGAAGAGGAGCATCACTTGTGCCATCAACCATTCAAACCAAGGGCGGGTTCGAAGTCTCCTGCCCCGACGGCTCAGACCGTCTGGTCGTCAAGAAAGGCGGCCTCGTTCAGCTCGAAATCGATCTGGGAGTGCAGGGCATGAAAATCCAATCAACGGGCGACCTAGTCATCCAGGCGGGCGGCAGCCTTTCCCTCAAATCCGGAGGCAGCATGTCTGTGACCTGCGGATCCAACCTGGTCGCCGCCGTGGGCTCCGCCCTGGACCTCACCATCGGAGGCCAGGGTACGGTCAACGCCCGATCGAACATGACGTTTACGGTCGGCAGCGCCATGAGCATCACGGCGGGCACCGCGCTGCAGTTGACCGCAGGCAATCAGTTCAGCCTGCTGGGCGGCCACACCGTCAACATCAAGAGCGGCAACGAGGTGGCGATCGAGACCAAGAAATTGACGGAAAAGGTGGCCACCGATACGGTGATCGATACGAAGGACTTCGTTCTCAAAGGCGATGGCAAGATCTCGATCAAAGCCGGAGGCGACCTGGTCCTGAAGGGCAGCAAGATCGCGCAGAACTGAGGCGGAGGCCCTGCGCCGCCGCCCGGACGCCAGCCCGCATCGCTACTTCAGCAGGGCGTCGATGGCGGCCTGCCCGATGGCCTCATCCACGGCCGAGGGTCCGCCGCTGATGGCGATGGAGCCGATCAATTGCCCGTCAACCTTGATCGGCAGTCCACCCTGATTGGGAAAGAAGAACGGAAACGCGAGAGCCTCGACATGCCCGGCCTTGACGGTATCGGCCGCGTTCTTGGAGGGGCTCCCGTTGAGGGCGGCATGCCGCGCCTTCCGCTGCGCCCATTCCAGCGTACTGATGGAGGCCTTGTCGCCCTTCTGCAGGAACAGGATGTTGGCGCTGTCGTCCATGATGCAGATGGTGACGCTGACATTCGCCTTCTCGGCCTCGGCCTCGGCGACGGCCACCAGCTTTTTCACGGCGGCCAGATTCAGGTACTTTTTCGACGGAAGCTCCGCCCCGGAAGTGAGTGACATCGCCATCAAGCCTATCGCAACAAGTCGCAGCATGCGGAACAGCCTATCACAGGGAATGTGGATCTCAGTCCTGTAGCTCCAGATTTCCCAGAATCGGGCTGAGCCCTCGCCCCTACGACCGTCCCTTGCCGGCCCGGCCCACCCTCTCGCGATCTACGACTCCTGTTGCGCGAGACGGCGCGAGCGGGCAGATAGACTTCCGAATTGTCCATTACGCTGAAGGTCAGGGCAGGCAGATCGAAATTAATGACACCAGAACAGTTTCCCGAGTACCAATGCTGCTTTTGCGGGTTGATCATCGAGCCAGTCCCACCCGACACCGGATCGCTCATCTACACAACGTGCGCCGGTCAGAAGCCGGAAATGCAGCACGATCAGGAGCTCTTCTGCCACACGCAGTGCTTGCGTGACCGGCTTCACCCGTCCGTCAAAATGTACGCAAGCGACCTGCTGGATCTGGCAATTAGACGCATGCAGAGGAAAGGTCGAGCATAAGCCCATCGCCCATCCCTGGCCAGTGGGCGCACCTTCATAGCGGCCCAACCCCGCCCCCTGCGCTATAGTGTGAATTCCGGTCCATGCTGAACCTCAGTCAGAACTTACGCGAGATGGGCGTCGTTGGCGCCGGCGGCGCCGGCTTCCCCACCGAAGTCAAAGCCAAGTCCCAGGTCGAGTACATCCTCGCCAACGGAGCCGAGTGCGAACCACTGCTCCATAAGGACTTCGAGCTCATGAAGCGCTACCCCGCCGAGATGGTCTCCGGCATGGCGCGCATGATCCAGGTCACCAGCGCCCGCGAAGGCCGCTTCTGCATCAAGGAAAAGAACAAAGAAGCCGTCGACGCCATCACACCGCACGCCAAAGCGGCCGGCATCGAGATGACCTATCTCGGCGACTTCTACCCCTCCGGCGACGAATATGAGATCGTTTATGCCGCCACCGGCCGCCTCATCCCCGCCGCCGGCATCCCGCTGAACGTCGGCTGCGTCGTCAACAACGTCGAGACGCTCTATAACGTCGAACTCGCGGCCAACGGCACCCCCGTCACAAAGAAGTTCGTCTCCATCAGCGGAGCCGTCAAACGCCCCTGCAGCTTCTGGGCCCCCATCGGCTGTACGTTCGCCGACCTTCTCGCCATCGCCGGCGGACCCACCGTCCCCGACATCGGCATCTTCGTCAGCGGCATGATGATGGGCACGCTCACC encodes the following:
- a CDS encoding GlcG/HbpS family heme-binding protein; translation: MSLTSGAELPSKKYLNLAAVKKLVAVAEAEAEKANVSVTICIMDDSANILFLQKGDKASISTLEWAQRKARHAALNGSPSKNAADTVKAGHVEALAFPFFFPNQGGLPIKVDGQLIGSIAISGGPSAVDEAIGQAAIDALLK